The Arachis ipaensis cultivar K30076 chromosome B07, Araip1.1, whole genome shotgun sequence genome includes a window with the following:
- the LOC110265186 gene encoding uncharacterized protein LOC110265186 — MIGRADIEGSKSNIAMNAWLPQASYPCGSLGHAFMVRIHTGNQNQTSFYPSVPHEISVPVELIFGHLRYLLTDVPPQPTSPPDNVFRPDRPAEASLGSKKKDDEAFGYLKRVIVTPAVYPRLVEFLHFDIQSTGQKSHCVNIRRDHRNALF, encoded by the exons ATGATAGGAAGAGCCGACATCGAAGGATCAAAAAGCAACATCGCTATGAACGCTTGGCTGCCACAAGCCAGTTATCCCTGTG GATCGTTAGGCCACGCTTTCATGGTTCGTATTCATACTGGAAATCAGAATCAAACGAGCTTTTACCCTTCTGTTCCACACGAGATTTCTGTTCCCGTTGAGCTCATCTTTGGACACCTGCGTTATCTTTTAACAGATGTGCCGCCCCAGCCAACCTCCCCACCTGACAATGTCTTCCGCCCGGATCGACCGGCCGAAGCCAGCCTTGGGTCCAAAAAGAAGG ATGACGAGGCATTTGGATACCTTAAGAGAGTCATAGTTACTCCCGCCGTTTACCCACGCTTGGTTGAATTTCTTCACTTTGACATTCAGAGCACTGGGCAGAAATCACATTGCGTCAACATCCGCAGGGACCATCGCAATGCTTTGTTTTAA
- the LOC110265185 gene encoding uncharacterized protein LOC110265185: MIGRADIEGSKSNVAMNAWLPQASYPCGSLGHAFTVRIRTGNQNQTSFYPSVPHEISVLVDLILGHLRYLLTDVPPQPNSPLDNVFRPDRPAEASLGSKRRDDEAFGYLKRVIVTPAVYPRLVEFLHFDIQSTGQKSHCVNICRDHRNALF, from the exons ATGATAGGAAGAGCCGACATCGAAGGATCAAAAAGCAACGTCGCTATGAACGCTTGGCTGCCACAAGCCAGTTATCCCTGTG GATCGTTAGGCCACGCTTTCACGGTTCGTATTCGTACTGGAAATCAGAATCAAACGAGCTTTTACCCTTCTGTTCCACACGAGATTTCTGTTCTCGTTGATCTCATCTTAGGACACTTGCGTTATCTTTTAACAGATGTGCCGCCCCAGCCAAACTCCCCACTTGACAATGTCTTCCGCCCAGATCGACCGGCCGAAGCCAGCCTTGGGTCCAAAAGGAGGG ATGACGAGGCATTTGGCTACCTTAAGAGAGTCATAGTTACTCCCGCCGTTTACCCGCGCTTGGTTGAATTTCTTCACTTTGACATTCAGAGCACTGGGCAGAAATCACATTGCGTCAACATCTGCAGGGACCATCGCAATGCTTTGTTTTAA
- the LOC110265187 gene encoding uncharacterized protein LOC110265187, with protein MIGRADIEGSKSNVAMNAWLPQASYPCGSLGHAFTVRIRTGNQNQTSFYPSVPHEISVLVELILGHLRYLLTDVPPQPNSPPDNVFRPDRPAETSLGSKKRDDEAFGYLKRVIVTPAIYPCLVEFLHFDI; from the exons ATGATAGGAAGAGCCGACATCGAAGGATCAAAAAGCAACGTCGCTATGAACGCTTGGCTGCCACAAGCCAGTTATCCCTGTG GATCGTTAGGCCACGCTTTCACGGTTCGTATTCGTACTGGAAATCAGAATCAAACGAGCTTTTACCCTTCTGTTCCACACGAGATTTCTGTTCTTGTTGAGCTCATATTAGGACACCTACGTTATCTTTTAACAGATGTGCCGCCCCAGCCAAACTCCCCACCTGACAATGTCTTCCGCCCGGATCGACCGGCCGAAACCAGCCTTGGGTCCAAAAAGAGGG ATGACGAGGCATTTGGCTACCTTAAGAGAGTCATAGTTACTCCCGCCATTTACCCGTGCTTGGTTGAATTTCTTCACTTTGACATTTAG
- the LOC107607215 gene encoding uncharacterized protein LOC107607215: MIGRADIEGSKSNVAMNAWLPQASYPCGSLGHAFMVRIRTGNQNQTSFYLSVPHEISVLVELILGHLRYLLTDVPPQPNSPPDNVFRPDRLAEASLGSKKRDDEAFGYLKRVIVTPTVYPRLVEFLHFDIQSTGQKSHCVNIRRDHRNALF, encoded by the exons ATGATAGGAAGAGCCGACATCGAAGGATCAAAAAGCAACGTCGCTATGAACGCTTGGCTGCCACAAGCCAGTTATCCCTGTG GATCGTTAGGCCACGCTTTCATGGTTCGTATTCGTACTGGAAATCAGAATCAAACGAGCTTTTACCTTTCTGTTCCACACGAGATTTCTGTTCTCGTTGAGCTCATCTTAGGACACCTGCGTTATCTTTTAACAGATGTGCCGCCCCAGCCAAACTCCCCACCTGATAATGTCTTCCGCCCGGATCGACTGGCTGAAGCCAGCCTTGGGTCCAAAAAGAGGG ATGACGAGGCATTTGGCTACCTTAAGAGAGTCATAGTTACTCCCACCGTTTACCCGCGCTTAGTTGAATTTCTTCACTTTGACATTCAGAGCACTGGGCAGAAATCACATTGCGTCAACATCCGCAGGGACCATCGGAATGCTTTGTTTTAA